Proteins encoded together in one Phyllobacterium zundukense window:
- a CDS encoding substrate-binding periplasmic protein yields MFTKLIVSALRALPALALMAGLSATAAHAQSAEGYWQGVQNAGVLRCGAAVAPPHVIRDPATGEYTGFFVELCREFAGVLGVKPQFVDTTWDNIVAGLQAGKWDMSMALNRTPARAMAIQFSIPAVQNQLTLAYNKDNPKIPAGAKSVADIDQEGVTIAVMSGTAQDKAISAAVKKATILRLPTNDETRLAIISKRADMLVDDGDTNTLFAQSNPDWAVALAPEPALAKQGVAFGLPHQLSAADVEVVNIFLQDRIATGHVEELVRQAVDQVLKAGN; encoded by the coding sequence ATGTTTACCAAGCTTATCGTGTCCGCTTTGCGGGCGTTGCCGGCGCTCGCCCTGATGGCAGGGCTTTCCGCTACTGCAGCCCATGCGCAGAGCGCAGAAGGCTATTGGCAGGGCGTGCAGAATGCCGGCGTTCTTCGCTGCGGCGCGGCCGTTGCTCCGCCCCACGTGATCCGCGATCCGGCCACTGGCGAATACACAGGCTTCTTCGTCGAGCTCTGCCGTGAATTCGCCGGCGTTCTGGGGGTCAAGCCGCAGTTTGTCGACACCACTTGGGACAACATCGTTGCAGGCCTGCAGGCGGGCAAGTGGGATATGTCAATGGCGCTCAATCGCACTCCGGCTCGCGCCATGGCGATACAGTTCTCGATCCCGGCCGTGCAGAACCAGCTCACGCTTGCCTACAACAAGGACAATCCCAAGATCCCGGCCGGAGCAAAGTCGGTCGCCGACATCGACCAGGAAGGCGTCACGATCGCCGTCATGTCCGGCACGGCTCAGGACAAGGCGATTTCGGCTGCGGTCAAAAAAGCGACGATCCTGCGCCTGCCGACAAATGACGAAACCCGGCTTGCGATTATCTCAAAGCGGGCGGATATGCTTGTCGATGACGGCGACACCAATACACTCTTCGCCCAGTCGAACCCCGATTGGGCCGTGGCATTGGCCCCAGAGCCGGCGTTGGCGAAACAGGGCGTCGCCTTCGGCCTGCCGCATCAGCTTTCGGCCGCCGACGTCGAAGTCGTGAACATTTTCCTGCAGGATCGTATCGCCACCGGGCACGTGGAGGAATTGGTTCGCCAAGCTGTGGATCAGGTTCTCAAGGCCGGAAACTGA
- a CDS encoding amino acid ABC transporter permease, whose product MTLNFAAVLKFQDALLLGLWTTLKLTLICILLGCVLGFLLALARTSKSAILRGVSSVYVEFFRGTPVLVQLFWVFFCLPLLLGVELSNMASGIIALSLYMGAISSESFRASLKSVGREQIDACVALGLSPWVRTTSVVLPQAVLRAAPTLLSNCVSLFKESALVSAVGMADLMFVGQNISNNTARPIEVLTVVALIYFVIAFPLTRAVTVIEQRILKRLAV is encoded by the coding sequence ATGACCCTCAACTTTGCCGCCGTGCTCAAATTTCAGGACGCTCTTCTTCTCGGCCTTTGGACCACGCTAAAGTTGACCCTGATCTGCATACTGCTTGGTTGCGTGCTTGGATTCCTGCTGGCTCTCGCCCGCACCTCGAAGAGCGCCATCCTAAGGGGCGTTTCCAGCGTCTATGTGGAATTCTTCCGTGGCACGCCCGTGCTAGTCCAACTGTTTTGGGTTTTCTTCTGCCTGCCACTTCTCCTTGGCGTCGAGCTTTCCAACATGGCGTCGGGCATCATTGCTCTGTCCCTATACATGGGCGCGATCAGCAGTGAGAGCTTCCGCGCCTCGCTGAAATCTGTCGGCCGCGAGCAGATCGATGCGTGTGTGGCTCTGGGCTTGTCGCCCTGGGTGCGGACGACAAGCGTCGTGCTTCCTCAGGCGGTCCTGCGCGCAGCACCAACGCTGCTCTCCAATTGCGTTAGCCTGTTCAAGGAAAGTGCACTCGTCTCGGCAGTCGGTATGGCGGACCTCATGTTCGTCGGCCAGAACATTTCCAACAACACGGCTCGGCCCATCGAGGTGCTGACCGTCGTCGCCCTCATCTACTTCGTCATCGCTTTCCCACTAACGCGCGCCGTCACGGTGATCGAACAACGCATCCTCAAGCGGCTGGCGGTCTGA
- a CDS encoding NAD(P)/FAD-dependent oxidoreductase, which produces MTTVIVGAGVIGTAIAYELQKRGRQVVLLDKDEVGRGASYGNMASIAVTEFMPASRPSIWRQIPGWMLNPEGPVRVRPGYMPKLVPWFVRFVAASRPGKLRQLEAEGAALSKRVYDDLLPLLRETGLEDELTEKGCLSLYSNEAEFHADREHIDILERFDFPHQRLTGAQARELEPELSDNIGIAVLLPQNRSLRDPFRLVNSLAQRFIALGGEIRRGDVVGFNCSDRVTAVRLAGDGQIMADEVIICAGAYSALLSRMLGEPMPLETERGYHTQIMSPGISMRHSIIWPARAFMVTPTAGGIRVGGTVEMAGLDAAPDYRRSKITVRRAQTALPNLRCENFSEWMGHRPAFPDTVPVMSASAKVRGVFYATGHGHLGVTYAATTARLMGDLITGATPPIDMRPYRIDRF; this is translated from the coding sequence ATGACCACCGTGATTGTCGGCGCAGGGGTTATCGGCACGGCGATCGCCTACGAACTGCAAAAGCGCGGCCGGCAGGTCGTCCTGCTCGACAAGGATGAGGTGGGTCGCGGTGCGTCCTACGGCAACATGGCGTCTATTGCGGTGACGGAGTTCATGCCGGCCTCGCGGCCGTCAATTTGGCGGCAGATTCCCGGCTGGATGCTCAACCCGGAAGGCCCGGTCCGCGTACGCCCAGGCTATATGCCGAAGCTTGTTCCCTGGTTTGTTAGATTTGTAGCGGCGTCGCGGCCGGGCAAACTGCGCCAGCTTGAGGCCGAGGGCGCGGCCTTGTCCAAACGCGTCTACGATGACCTGCTGCCGCTGCTGCGCGAAACAGGCCTGGAAGATGAACTGACGGAAAAGGGCTGTCTTTCGCTCTACAGTAACGAGGCGGAGTTCCACGCCGACCGCGAGCATATCGACATCCTGGAGCGCTTCGACTTTCCGCACCAGCGCCTGACGGGTGCTCAGGCACGGGAACTGGAACCGGAATTGTCGGATAACATCGGCATTGCCGTCCTCCTTCCGCAGAACCGGAGCCTGCGAGACCCGTTTCGTCTCGTGAACAGCCTTGCGCAGCGGTTCATAGCCCTCGGTGGGGAAATCCGGCGCGGCGACGTGGTTGGCTTCAACTGCTCCGATCGCGTCACCGCTGTCCGGCTTGCGGGCGACGGTCAAATCATGGCCGATGAGGTCATCATCTGCGCTGGCGCTTATAGCGCACTGCTGTCAAGAATGTTGGGCGAGCCGATGCCGCTTGAGACCGAGCGCGGCTATCATACGCAAATCATGTCGCCCGGCATTTCGATGCGTCACTCGATCATCTGGCCTGCCCGGGCCTTCATGGTCACGCCGACTGCAGGTGGCATCCGCGTCGGCGGAACGGTCGAAATGGCAGGTCTCGACGCCGCACCCGATTACCGCCGCTCCAAAATTACCGTGCGGAGAGCGCAGACAGCTTTGCCGAACCTGCGCTGCGAGAACTTTTCCGAATGGATGGGCCATCGCCCGGCTTTTCCGGATACCGTACCAGTAATGTCCGCCTCGGCGAAGGTACGCGGCGTCTTTTACGCCACCGGCCATGGTCATCTCGGCGTCACCTATGCCGCGACCACCGCACGCCTGATGGGTGACCTGATTACCGGCGCGACGCCGCCCATTGACATGCGCCCCTATCGTATCGACCGCTTCTGA
- the dapA gene encoding 4-hydroxy-tetrahydrodipicolinate synthase, protein MKLSGVMPALVTPFDKEGQIDFKAFERLLVHLRDAGVTGWVPNGSTGEYFSQTTEERRDVLQFVKDFAKPGEILIAGTNAPATREVIEQTELAKEIGYDTVLLAPPFYTRPTQAELIKHYEAVLAAVDVNLVLYSYPAKDGSDISFELMDHFADNTRVIGIKESSGVLQRAIDIASRYEGKIQLVSGSDDIALDFMFWGADSWICGPSNCMAKACCDLDRTFRSGDLAKAREQMKTLYRAMNILESGKFVQKIKYGCEMQGLPVGECRAPLGPLTDDEKAEFRTAMEPILSW, encoded by the coding sequence ATGAAACTCTCTGGCGTCATGCCCGCCCTCGTCACGCCCTTCGATAAAGAAGGCCAGATCGATTTCAAGGCCTTCGAGAGGCTTCTTGTCCATCTGCGTGATGCAGGAGTGACCGGCTGGGTGCCGAACGGCTCGACCGGCGAATATTTCAGCCAGACGACCGAGGAACGGCGCGACGTGCTCCAGTTCGTCAAGGATTTTGCCAAGCCCGGCGAAATTCTGATCGCCGGTACCAATGCACCCGCCACGCGCGAAGTGATCGAGCAAACCGAACTGGCCAAGGAGATCGGCTACGATACGGTCCTGTTGGCGCCGCCCTTTTACACTCGTCCGACCCAGGCAGAGCTCATCAAACACTACGAGGCGGTGCTCGCCGCAGTCGACGTCAATCTGGTGCTCTATAGCTATCCCGCAAAGGACGGCTCCGACATCAGCTTCGAACTGATGGATCATTTTGCCGATAACACACGTGTCATCGGTATCAAGGAAAGCTCAGGCGTCCTGCAGCGGGCGATCGACATCGCCAGCCGCTACGAAGGCAAGATCCAGCTGGTCAGCGGCTCAGACGACATCGCGCTCGATTTCATGTTCTGGGGCGCCGACAGTTGGATCTGCGGACCCTCCAACTGCATGGCAAAAGCTTGCTGCGACCTCGACCGGACGTTCCGTTCCGGCGATCTTGCTAAGGCGCGCGAACAGATGAAGACGCTTTACAGGGCGATGAACATCCTCGAATCCGGCAAGTTCGTCCAGAAGATCAAATATGGTTGCGAGATGCAGGGCCTGCCCGTCGGCGAATGCCGCGCGCCGCTGGGGCCGCTGACCGACGACGAGAAGGCCGAATTCCGCACCGCCATGGAACCGATCCTCAGTTGGTAG
- a CDS encoding amino acid ABC transporter ATP-binding protein: protein MSDTAPLVKIEGLHKSYGGVVKVLQGLDIEMKAGDRVVVIGPSGGGKSTLLRVLMGLEQIDRGAITFGGKPYISANGNGKTSIDAKVRRSIGMVFQHYTLFPHLDVIGNLILAPVKVRGEKKADAIARAMALLTRFGLAQKANAYPAQLSGGQKQRVAIARALMLDPKLMLFDEVTSALDPELVSEVEQVILQLAQQQMPMVIVTHDMWFAKHIASRVIFCAGGVVVEDGPPEQVLGAPKEERTREFIERVFHIQH, encoded by the coding sequence ATGTCAGACACCGCTCCGCTGGTTAAGATTGAAGGACTACACAAGAGCTACGGCGGCGTCGTGAAGGTGCTGCAGGGCTTGGACATCGAGATGAAGGCGGGTGACCGCGTCGTCGTCATTGGTCCGAGCGGCGGCGGCAAATCCACGCTCCTGCGCGTCCTGATGGGGCTTGAGCAGATCGATAGGGGTGCTATCACCTTCGGTGGCAAACCTTACATTTCCGCCAACGGCAACGGTAAAACATCGATCGACGCCAAGGTCCGGCGATCGATCGGAATGGTCTTTCAGCACTATACATTGTTCCCGCACCTAGACGTCATCGGCAACCTCATTCTTGCGCCGGTGAAAGTGAGAGGCGAGAAGAAGGCCGATGCCATCGCGCGAGCGATGGCGCTGCTGACGCGTTTCGGCCTTGCGCAAAAGGCAAACGCCTACCCCGCCCAGCTTTCCGGCGGTCAGAAACAACGTGTGGCGATTGCCCGTGCGCTTATGCTCGATCCGAAACTGATGCTGTTCGACGAAGTGACGTCGGCGCTCGATCCCGAGCTCGTGAGTGAAGTCGAGCAGGTGATCCTGCAACTCGCCCAGCAGCAGATGCCGATGGTCATCGTGACCCACGACATGTGGTTCGCCAAGCATATCGCCTCTCGCGTCATCTTCTGCGCCGGCGGTGTGGTGGTCGAGGATGGTCCGCCCGAACAGGTGCTTGGGGCTCCGAAGGAGGAGCGCACGCGCGAGTTTATCGAGCGGGTGTTCCACATCCAGCATTGA
- a CDS encoding amino acid ABC transporter permease has protein sequence MNYSFDFASVFRNFGPLWDGLLVTIELTIAANAIGLTLGFLLALLVMSRWAAVRLPVMLFIEFFRCTPAIIQIVWFFYCVPMLFDVFLGSITMGILALGLNVAAFNAEAYRASIQGVPREQLDAGIALGLNPFQRILYIILPTAVRNSIPVLLTNGIGIFQQSALVAIVAVQDLMYQGKTLATQTYRPIETFTIVAFIYFAVSFPVSQIVGYLERRRETLAS, from the coding sequence ATGAATTATAGTTTCGACTTCGCGTCCGTCTTCCGGAACTTCGGCCCTCTCTGGGACGGTCTTCTCGTCACGATTGAGCTGACAATCGCGGCAAACGCTATTGGGTTGACCCTTGGATTTCTGCTCGCATTGCTCGTCATGAGCCGTTGGGCAGCGGTCCGGCTTCCGGTCATGCTGTTCATCGAATTCTTCCGCTGCACGCCCGCAATCATTCAAATCGTGTGGTTCTTTTACTGCGTTCCGATGCTTTTCGATGTTTTCCTCGGCTCCATTACTATGGGCATCCTGGCGCTCGGGCTCAACGTCGCCGCGTTCAATGCAGAAGCCTATCGTGCATCGATTCAGGGGGTGCCCCGGGAGCAACTCGATGCTGGGATAGCCCTAGGTCTGAACCCGTTCCAACGCATCTTGTACATCATTCTTCCAACGGCGGTCCGCAACTCGATCCCGGTCTTGCTCACCAACGGGATCGGCATCTTCCAGCAAAGCGCACTGGTCGCCATCGTCGCCGTCCAGGACCTCATGTACCAGGGCAAGACGCTCGCCACGCAGACTTATCGCCCGATCGAGACCTTCACCATCGTCGCTTTCATATATTTCGCCGTGTCGTTCCCCGTATCCCAGATCGTTGGATACTTGGAACGCCGTCGAGAAACCCTGGCTAGTTGA